The Solea senegalensis isolate Sse05_10M linkage group LG9, IFAPA_SoseM_1, whole genome shotgun sequence genome has a segment encoding these proteins:
- the LOC122774685 gene encoding early activation antigen CD69-like, with amino-acid sequence MGCYLTWTLLRLGWSLSSCSQFHPRQYFYINKPMTWYQAQNYCRQHYTDLATFESHDDISMLEPTFSYSSAWIGLFDDPKSWKENLGNDHNSWRWSETGQTGKTTFKAWASREPSFWNAQEACVIMNTNGNWVDTNCDETLTFVCYTVTHQSEKVYHLIPTMKSWNSAQQYCRENYRDLAMIENAEESAKVLSKIGGQTSWIGLYRVPWTWSDRSHSSFKNWNDNEPTNSKFIENCVLEDWPHHKWNDIPCSMMWPFICHQGDSSMRKINDYF; translated from the exons ATGGGTTGTTATTTGACATGGACTCTGCTTCGTTTGG GATGGAGCCTCAGCTCCTGCTCTCAGTTTCACCCACGTCAGTACTTCTACATAAACAAGCCCATGACCTGGTACCAGGCTCAGAACTACTGCAGACAGCATTACACAGACCTGGCAACTTTTGAAAGCCATGATGATATAAGCATGCTAGAACCTACGTTTTCCTATTCTTCGGCATGGATCGGACTGTTTGATGACCCCAAATCCTGGAAGGAAAACCTTGGAAATGACCACAACTCCTGGAGATGGTCAGAGACTGGTCAAACAGGCAAAACTACTTTTAAGGCTTGGGCTAGCAGAGAGCCCAGTTTTTGGAACGCACAAGAAGCCTGTGTAATCATGAATACTAATGGAAATTGGGTAGACACTAACTGCGATGaaactttgacttttgtttgttacacag TCACACACCAAAGTGAGAAAGTCTATCATCTAATCCCGACTATGAAATCATGGAATTCTGCTCAGCAATACTGCAGAGAAAACTACAGAGACCTGGCTATGATTGAGAACGCTGAAGAAAGCGCAAAGGTCTTGTCAAAAATTGGTGGTCAGACATCTTGGATTGGTCTGTACCGAGTGCCATGGACATGGTCTGACAGGTCTCACAGTTCCTTCAAGAACTGGAATGACAATGAACCAACTAACTCGAAATTTATCGAAAACTGTGTGTTGGAGGACTGGCCTCATCATAAGTGGAATGACATTCCCTGTTCCATGATGTGGCCTTTCATTTGTCATCAAGGTGATAGTtcaatgagaaaaataaatgattatttttga